Sequence from the Drosophila subpulchrella strain 33 F10 #4 breed RU33 chromosome 3R, RU_Dsub_v1.1 Primary Assembly, whole genome shotgun sequence genome:
GACGTACGTATGTAAAGCTATCTGAAACCGCTGGGCTCATCCAGATTTATGTAGCCTAGCTGGCCGGAGCGAAAGAAGTGTATAAACTTTCTCGCGGCCGCCAATAAATTTGTCATCACCTCCACCCTGCCGTCGTACTGTTTGACCTTGTGGAACAGCTCCTCCCGATGGGAGTACTCCGCCAGCACGGCGCTGATATTGTCACTGGGTCCGGAGCTCAGTTTCAGCTTCTCCACGTAATCGTACCTGCGGTGACTATTCAGCCAGTAGAGCAGGTAGTCGGCTATCAGATCCTCACCCACTATGTGATCTGGGAGGCAGCCCACCAGGGCCAGCTTCATGCCCATCTCATCGTCTTTTATGGAAGGCTGTAGGATACCAGGTGTGTCGATCATGTAGACAGGCGGATTCTCTTGGATTTTGATGCGCTCCCCGACAGCTCGAGTGATGCCCGCCTCTGCGCCCACACGGGCTGCACTTTTCTTCTTGAGATGTACATTCCTCAGGACATTAATCACGGAACTCTTGCCCACATTGGGCACCCCAATGATCATGAGATTGTGCTCCGCCGCCTGGGTGCGATTGAAGCGACTGCTCTCGCCCACGAGGCGAGTGGCCAAGGGCAGGATGTCCAGCACGCCGTGATTCCGCTGATCCTTGCAGTTGGTGAACAGGATGTGCTGGAGTTCGGGCTGTTGTCTTCGCAGTTGCTGGAGCACATTCTTTTGCTGCTTGGCGCCCAGGAGATCGACTTTGTTCAGAACCAGAATATGCGGTTTAACGCCACTTCCTAGGGGGAAATTTCCGATTAGATGATACTATTGAATGGAAGTTGGGTTGTTTACCCACCGGTGATTGTGTCGAAGAACTGAGAGTTCCTGCCCGCCAGTGGGATGCGTGCATCGTGGATTTCCACTATGCAGTCGACATTTCTGAGCTTTTGCTGGATTTGGCGCATTCCCTTGGTCATGTGACCAGGGAACCAGTTGATCCGCTGTTTCGCCGGCAGCCGGAACGCATTGCGGAAGGGATTCAACTGAGCTGCCATGATGCGGAACCCATGTAATGCTTTCGAATCCAAATCAAAAACTTTGAACAGCTGTTGGCCAGTGACGTAACAATTGACCACAGGCTGTGAAATGTAGAGGGGTCACACTGGTTGGtagaatttaaaatgtaaatcaAATTGTCAACTTTAAGCTTAATTAAATTGTCAATTTTAAGCCTAATTAAATTATCTGGGTTAGCTATGGGAAGACTAATAAGCCATATTCAGGGCTAGATCTTAAAGAACACCAATCAATTCTTTTTTATACCCACCAATATTCCAAAGTTAACATCCTGCGAGTGGGTGTGGAAACACTGGAAATTCGAAATGATTTTCAAgcgttatttatttttcctattttgtttttaatttattaatactTTTAGATATTATTACCCGCGATACAACTGGACCGCTCTTTTGTTGGACACCTCGAGTAAGCCCGTCTTCAGATGTACTTTATAAGTCAGCAGCTTTGCGTATTCCCGGAGCAACTTGCTCCAGTAGCACTGGACATCCTCCATTCGTAGGTGGAGCCAAACGAATTGGTGTCCCCTTTCCGCAATCTCCTCGGCTAGATCATCATGCTCGCGCAGATACAGCACCAGCTCTGCCAGCTGCTCCACATCGGCGTCGCTGGCCACGGGAACGTAGTGCACCCAGGGCTTCAGTTGGCTGTAGAAGAACTCCTGCCACTGGTCGCCCACATGGAGCACTAGCGAGCGGCAGAGCAGGATGTGACGCAGTCGGAAACTGGCGGCCACGCCCCGGAAGTTAAACAGGTACTTGTACTGGCAGTGCTCGACCAAAAACACCTCCTCTGCGGGATCAGCATCGATGGGGTGGCCAGCTGTATACTGGGCATCGACCAAATTTGGACATCTGCGGGAGAGCCTCA
This genomic interval carries:
- the LOC119549078 gene encoding mitochondrial ribosome-associated GTPase 1 — protein: MAAQLNPFRNAFRLPAKQRINWFPGHMTKGMRQIQQKLRNVDCIVEIHDARIPLAGRNSQFFDTITGSGVKPHILVLNKVDLLGAKQQKNVLQQLRRQQPELQHILFTNCKDQRNHGVLDILPLATRLVGESSRFNRTQAAEHNLMIIGVPNVGKSSVINVLRNVHLKKKSAARVGAEAGITRAVGERIKIQENPPVYMIDTPGILQPSIKDDEMGMKLALVGCLPDHIVGEDLIADYLLYWLNSHRRYDYVEKLKLSSGPSDNISAVLAEYSHREELFHKVKQYDGRVEVMTNLLAAARKFIHFFRSGQLGYINLDEPSGFR
- the LOC119549062 gene encoding O-glucosyltransferase rumi isoform X2 — translated: MRKDLEPYVGKGISPEMMAQSKRLGTFYQVIRGRIYRQENCSNPKRCADVDDLLLDIAGDLPDLELVLNVRDWPQVHFLSGLSGPVFSYSTTDSHLDIMYPAWSFWTTTGPILQHYPHGLGRWDWMRQLLAARAAKIPWDAKQAKVFFRGSRSSPERDNLVRLSRRCPNLVDAQYTAGHPIDADPAEEVFLVEHCQYKYLFNFRGVAASFRLRHILLCRSLVLHVGDQWQEFFYSQLKPWVHYVPVASDADVEQLAELVLYLREHDDLAEEIAERGHQFVWLHLRMEDVQCYWSKLLREYAKLLTYKVHLKTGLLEVSNKRAVQLYRG